The following proteins come from a genomic window of Botrytis cinerea B05.10 chromosome 14, complete sequence:
- the Bcaif1 gene encoding Bcaif1 codes for MYSLKSFAPKTFRHLGRQALISRSLVPHVPHSNFAKQFTTTQLTMAQEYKLKDLSSLDLKPGEKKEIEVEGVEGGKVLLCNVGGKVTAIGHKCTHYGAPLVNGVLTGDGRITCPWHGACFNASNGDIENAPALDALPSFELSEKNGSVYVTGEEETIKGSRRKPNVRITGGIGSEKVVIVGGGSGALSTLEALREAGFKGSITMISNEGYLPIDRTKLSKALIDDASKLALRDEAWFKDGSITTVNDTVTSVDFSGKKVATKNGSSFPYTKLVLASGGSPKSLPLPGFKELGNIFLLRDIHHVKGIVAAIGEKNKKIVIIGSSFIGMEVANATAKDNDVTVVGMESAPLERVMGAEVGKIFQKALEGNGVKFHMEAGVEKAVPSKSDSSKVGGVQLKDGTTLEADLVILGTGISPATEYLKDNKSVELREDGSLSTDENFVVSGLKDVYAIGDIAAYPYNGPGGEGSLARIEHWNVAQNSGRSVATHISNPSAKPKAFIPIFWSALGSQLRYCGNTINGWDDLVLQGEPEKAKFVAYYCKEETVVAVGTMQFDPIMIQASELMRRGKMPSKSELKKGLKLESINIPAEVKI; via the exons atGTACTCTCTCAAATCCTTTGCACCCAAAACCTTCAGACACCTCGGTCGACAAGCTTTGATTTCCCGCTCTTTGGTTCCCCACGTTCCACATAGCAACTTCGCAAAGCAATTCACAACCACACAATTAACAATGGCACAAGAATATAAGCTCAAGGATCTCAGCTCCTTGGATCTGAAGcctggagagaagaaagaaatcgaagTAGAGGGTGTAGAAGGAGGAAAGGTACTATTGTGTAATGTTGGCGGGAAAGTTACGGCTATAGGCCATAAATGTACACATTATGGTGCTCCATTGGTCAACGGTGTTTTGACTGGAGATGGTCGTATTACATGCCCATGGCACGGAG CTTGTTTTAATGCCAGCAATGGAGATATCGAAAATGCCCCTGCTCTCGATGCCCTCCCTTCGTTCGAGTTGTCCGAAAAGAATGGCTCGGTGTATGTTacaggagaggaagagaccATCAAGGGTAGCCGCAGAAAACCAAACGTCAGAATTACCGGAGGAATCGGGTCAGAAAAGGTAGTAATTGTTGGCGGTGGAAGTGGCGCTCTCAGCACGCTTGAAGCACTTCGCGAAGCCGGTTTCAAAGGATCAATTACCATGATCAGCAACGAAGGATACTTACCAATCGATAGAACAAAATTGTCGAAAGCTCTCATTGATGACGCATCAAAACTTGCTTTGAGGGATGAAGCTTGGTTCAAAGACGGATCTATTACAACTGTCAATGATACTGTTACAAGTGTTGACTTTTCGGGAAAGAAGGTAGCAACAAAGAATGGTAGCTC TTTCCCCTATACAAAGTTGGTGTTGGCTTCTGGTGGATCTCCAAAGAGTTTACCTTTGCCTGGTTTCAAAGAGCTGGGCAATATCTTTCTCCTCCGTGATATTCATCATGTGAAGGGTATTGTGGCGGCTATTGGggagaagaataagaagattGTCATTATTGGAAGCTCGTTTATCGGAATGGAAGTTGCGAATGCTACAGCTAAGGATAATGATGTTACAGTTGTTGGCATGGAATCTGCACCACTTGAGAGAGTTATGGGTGCTGAAGTCGGCAAAATTTTCCAAAAGGCTttggaaggaaatggagTAAAGTTCCATATGGAAGCTGGTGTTGAAAAGGCTGTCCCATCGAAGTCAGATTCTTCTAAAGTTGGAGGTGTACAATTAAAGGACGGCACGACCCTTGAGGCAGATTTGGTGATCTTAGGAACAGGTATCAGTCCTGCAACAGAATACCTGAAAGACAACAAATCAGTTGAACTTCGTGAAGATGGTTCACTATCAACTGATGAAAACTTCGTCGTTTCGGGTCTAAAAGACGTTTACGCCATCGGTGATATCGCAGCTTATCCATATAATGGTCCTGGTGGCGAAGGAAGTTTAGCTCGAATTGAGCATTGGAATGTGGCACAGAATTCTGGAAGAAGTGTTGCTACACATATTAGCAATCCTTCCGCAAAGCCTAAAGCATTCATACCAATTTTCTGGTCAGCACTCGGCTCACAACTCAGATATTGTGGTAACACTATCAATGGTTGGGATGATTTAGTGTTGCAGGGTGAACCagaaaaagcaaaatttGTTGCTTATTATTGTAAAGAAGAgactgttgttgctgttggtACTATGCAATTTGATCCAATCATGATACAGGCGTCAGagttgatgagaagaggaaagatgcCAAGCAAGAGCGAACTCAAAAAGGGACTCAAGCTTGAAAGCATTAATATTCCTGCTGAGGTTAAGATATAG